In Geotrypetes seraphini chromosome 4, aGeoSer1.1, whole genome shotgun sequence, a single window of DNA contains:
- the LOC117358923 gene encoding LOW QUALITY PROTEIN: tubulin-specific chaperone A-like (The sequence of the model RefSeq protein was modified relative to this genomic sequence to represent the inferred CDS: deleted 1 base in 1 codon) encodes MADPRIRQIKIKSGVVKQLAKEKTRYEKEAKEQEEKIERMKSEGGNEYVIKKQTEILQESKMMIPDCQRRLDAAYRDLTELLEKERDLEEAEEYKDAHSVLQSVK; translated from the exons ATGGCCGACCCCCGCATCAGACAGATTAAAATTAAGTCTGGCGTAGTGAAGCAATTGGCAAAAGAAAAGACCAGGTATGAAAAAGAAGCAAAAGAGCAAGAGGAGAAGATTGAAAGAATGAAATCTGAAGGGGGTAATGAATATGTTATAAAGAAGCAAACTGAAATCCTACAAGAATCC AAAATGATGATTCCAGACTGTCAGCGCAGATTAGATGCTGCATATAGAGACCTTACAGAGTTgttagagaaagaaagagacttggaagaagCGGAAGAATATAAGGATGCACATTCAGTACTGCAGTCTGTGAAATAA